A window of Lentibacillus sp. Marseille-P4043 contains these coding sequences:
- a CDS encoding HAD family hydrolase, protein MSVVVINDQHYEIDGILFDKDGTLLNFAELWLHWARKWIHNVIEGVQEVEVHASLMGETIGLDLDQNRWDPTGPLAIGSMDDLDTLLSFCLYDKGTPWNEATAMVIQSRESVYASTILEDCLKPIEGLTTFLDQLYSASIPLGVVTSDNTEQARQHLDTLGISGYFGCIMGHDTVHRGKPFPDMALEACQQLQIKPYRTLIFGDSNGDMMTGKNANLLASIGIVSDEIRTSNHLKEADSLIKNYENIKVLPK, encoded by the coding sequence TTGTCCGTAGTAGTTATCAATGATCAACATTACGAGATTGACGGTATCTTATTTGATAAAGATGGGACTTTATTAAACTTTGCGGAATTATGGCTCCATTGGGCCAGAAAATGGATTCATAACGTGATAGAAGGTGTACAGGAAGTCGAAGTTCATGCATCACTAATGGGTGAAACGATTGGGTTGGACCTGGACCAGAACAGATGGGATCCTACTGGGCCACTGGCAATCGGGAGTATGGATGATCTGGATACACTGTTATCATTCTGTTTATACGATAAGGGGACTCCCTGGAATGAAGCGACTGCAATGGTTATACAGAGTCGTGAATCTGTATACGCTTCAACCATCTTGGAGGATTGTTTAAAACCCATAGAGGGTTTGACAACATTTCTGGATCAGTTGTACTCCGCTTCTATTCCACTTGGGGTTGTCACTTCCGATAATACCGAACAGGCCAGGCAACACTTGGATACACTTGGTATTTCCGGATATTTTGGATGTATTATGGGTCATGATACTGTGCATAGGGGCAAACCGTTTCCCGATATGGCTTTAGAAGCCTGTCAACAATTACAAATCAAACCTTATAGAACACTCATATTCGGGGATTCGAACGGTGATATGATGACAGGAAAGAACGCCAATTTGTTGGCAAGCATAGGGATTGTTTCCGATGAAATTCGTACATCCAACCATTTAAAAGAAGCGGATAGTCTGATCAAAAACTATGAAAATATTAAAGTATTACCAAAATGA
- a CDS encoding amidohydrolase family protein codes for MINTYLIHAGKLVTVSELGTIYDGGMVIKDGKIADVGDISTLQKQFPNLPIKDFSDYVVTPSLVDCHTHLLEFAPSSLYPITEKTHFQAGRAILLHALTSGITALGEQICGHPACNFAIDDYRNVVKDVPLDISFAATSISIGFKELAHFTSVTKSRAVRHTDLSDSQLVNEIAKQNDYPGENLFINATPANFTADEVPRAGEIIYTLDELKRIVAIYHLHGKQIGVHVAGEEGIEMTLDAGIDVLHHAHGITDEQINRAKHQGTKIVATPMGGTHLEPNSPENIFKLVKQNIEVSIATDAYLPPYPNVDWLPFTDQTLQGPDAFMKIAQPGMKLLHENGLDENEVLAMLTANPAAILGKGDQFGKLEPGMDANFLVTDGVPGLEVVDVDEVKRVYFRGDLVVDRMSD; via the coding sequence ATGATTAACACGTATTTGATTCATGCTGGAAAATTAGTAACCGTAAGTGAACTTGGTACGATTTACGATGGTGGAATGGTTATAAAAGATGGAAAAATTGCGGATGTCGGGGATATAAGCACACTGCAAAAACAATTCCCCAACCTTCCCATAAAAGACTTTTCAGACTATGTCGTTACACCATCTTTAGTAGATTGCCATACCCATCTACTTGAATTTGCTCCATCATCCTTATATCCAATAACGGAAAAAACACATTTCCAAGCAGGAAGAGCCATTCTTCTTCACGCTTTAACATCAGGAATAACCGCACTCGGTGAGCAAATATGCGGCCATCCAGCCTGTAACTTTGCGATTGATGATTATCGCAATGTTGTCAAAGACGTTCCACTGGATATTTCATTCGCCGCTACAAGCATATCAATCGGTTTTAAAGAATTGGCCCATTTCACATCCGTAACGAAATCAAGAGCCGTTCGCCATACAGACCTATCTGATTCCCAACTAGTCAACGAGATTGCTAAGCAAAACGACTACCCAGGTGAAAATTTATTTATTAACGCAACCCCAGCAAATTTCACAGCAGATGAAGTTCCACGGGCTGGGGAAATCATCTATACACTTGATGAATTAAAACGTATTGTGGCGATTTACCATCTACACGGTAAACAAATCGGGGTCCATGTTGCCGGTGAAGAAGGAATCGAAATGACATTGGACGCCGGAATAGATGTCCTGCATCATGCACACGGAATTACAGATGAGCAGATTAACCGGGCAAAACATCAAGGTACAAAAATAGTCGCCACACCAATGGGCGGAACCCATCTCGAACCAAATTCACCCGAAAACATCTTCAAACTAGTGAAACAAAACATCGAAGTCTCTATTGCAACCGATGCATATTTGCCACCATATCCAAATGTTGACTGGCTCCCTTTTACAGATCAGACATTACAAGGACCAGATGCATTCATGAAAATCGCCCAACCAGGGATGAAACTTTTACATGAGAATGGACTTGATGAAAACGAGGTGCTTGCCATGTTGACAGCGAACCCGGCTGCGATTTTGGGAAAAGGTGATCAGTTTGGAAAGCTGGAACCAGGCATGGATGCTAACTTTTTAGTGACTGATGGTGTTCCAGGGCTGGAAGTTGTGGACGTGGATGAAGTTAAGCGGGTTTATTTTCGGGGAGATTTGGTTGTTGATAGGATGAGTGATTAA
- the cudC gene encoding choline uptake/conversion transcriptional regulator CudC has translation MKVAQAENMIINTISETMDLYGVTPSVGRLYAIMYFKHHPITLDQMKEELGMSKASMSTSVRKLQEINIVQKIWQKGSKRDFFKAEKNFFNYFSQFFGMKWEREVEMFLVSIRKSQEQLNEVIENSETDEALRERARQDYQQLDDALVYYNWLGKLTKLIKSGEIYKYIPVD, from the coding sequence ATGAAAGTTGCACAGGCTGAAAATATGATAATTAATACCATTTCAGAAACAATGGATTTATATGGTGTTACACCATCAGTGGGAAGATTATACGCCATTATGTACTTTAAACACCACCCCATTACGCTGGATCAAATGAAGGAAGAGCTCGGAATGAGCAAGGCGAGCATGAGTACATCCGTAAGAAAGCTACAGGAAATCAATATTGTGCAAAAAATATGGCAAAAAGGTTCAAAACGTGATTTTTTTAAAGCTGAAAAAAATTTCTTCAATTATTTCTCTCAATTTTTCGGTATGAAATGGGAACGCGAAGTGGAAATGTTTTTGGTTAGTATCAGGAAGTCCCAGGAACAACTTAATGAAGTGATAGAAAATAGTGAAACAGATGAAGCATTGCGAGAAAGAGCCAGGCAGGATTATCAACAACTCGATGATGCCTTGGTATATTATAATTGGCTGGGTAAACTTACCAAACTCATTAAGTCCGGGGAGATATATAAGTATATCCCAGTTGATTGA
- a CDS encoding DUF5344 family protein translates to MEGAAQNFESSFPNKIEGENQLDLLDEINQLNQSYSSLIVSYQLLLLKHIKTTEGSVESLIETDLLLANYMQFSE, encoded by the coding sequence TTGGAAGGGGCAGCTCAAAACTTTGAATCTTCTTTTCCGAATAAGATAGAAGGAGAGAATCAACTGGATCTGCTGGACGAGATAAATCAATTGAATCAATCTTATTCATCACTGATTGTGTCGTATCAGTTACTGCTACTTAAACATATAAAAACAACGGAAGGTTCTGTTGAGTCGCTAATAGAAACAGACTTGTTACTGGCAAACTACATGCAGTTCAGTGAATAG
- a CDS encoding HNH/ENDO VII family nuclease → MDISRRVYQKNDIDWDYKPKHPRAKGLSKNELTAKGRSPYVIDKNGKEVQIELHHLIQKESGNVVEIVATTHDEYKKILHGLIKVGDSFRNNGILDKQFNNFRKKYRKWRSNNLK, encoded by the coding sequence ATGGATATTTCAAGACGGGTCTATCAAAAAAATGATATAGATTGGGATTATAAACCAAAACATCCAAGGGCTAAAGGGCTTTCTAAAAATGAACTTACCGCAAAAGGTCGTTCACCATATGTAATAGATAAAAATGGTAAAGAGGTGCAAATTGAACTTCATCACTTAATTCAAAAAGAATCTGGCAATGTGGTAGAAATAGTAGCCACTACACATGATGAATATAAAAAAATACTGCATGGTTTAATTAAAGTTGGTGATAGTTTTAGAAATAATGGGATATTAGATAAGCAATTCAATAACTTTAGAAAAAAGTACCGGAAGTGGCGTTCAAATAATCTAAAATGA
- a CDS encoding ABC transporter permease, with product MTLSRRKPNSLITTWKKFWSEPGFAILTSVLALAILLFIVVPVLAVLLRSFGIGSGALTIEHYKEFFSSSAYLQSLRNSVASAVLTTIIVTTLSIAVGLYVTRSKSYLARFYSGVALLPLVTPPFIFSLSLIILLGRNGLITQLLNSWFGWEFSIYGFWGVVLAQVIGYFPIGYMLVEGTLRTMNPSLEHASRDLGSNQWGTLRKVTIPLAKSGIIKAALLVFVMALADFSNPLIIGGGLPFLASETYLAVVGQHNMELAAVMGVFLIIPSLIIFIFQTYYLKDTNLETISGESGGSNAPLSKSVKAVMVGISTLFIVFVLGMFVMVVLGAFVKIIGIDNTFTLEHFKEQTEWGSLYTSIVVSFISAIFAAVIGMLQGYLFARKPIPGKQVMEFLTLFGLAVPGTVMGIGYVLIFNGSPFFLTGTVTLLVLNMTFRKIGVGMENSISKMHQIDSSMEEASNDLGAGPYRTFLRVVAPILSPSFVAGFVYTFMTAMVSISSVVFLIAPGTNLAAVYILNLAQQAKIGMASAMSFVLIVIVLACMGLLKFIEKRTGVKI from the coding sequence ATGACGCTTTCGAGACGGAAGCCCAATTCTTTAATAACAACATGGAAAAAATTCTGGTCTGAACCAGGCTTTGCAATTTTAACATCGGTTCTCGCTCTGGCCATTCTGTTGTTTATCGTTGTACCGGTTCTGGCTGTCTTATTAAGAAGCTTTGGCATCGGTTCAGGAGCCTTAACCATAGAGCATTACAAGGAGTTTTTTTCTTCATCTGCTTATTTGCAATCTCTGCGTAATAGTGTGGCTTCTGCTGTTTTGACAACCATTATTGTTACCACTTTGAGTATTGCTGTTGGCCTTTATGTAACACGTTCAAAAAGTTATTTGGCCCGGTTTTATAGTGGAGTAGCTCTGTTGCCTTTGGTAACTCCGCCTTTTATTTTTTCCTTATCACTCATTATCTTACTGGGCCGAAATGGTTTGATTACACAATTGCTAAATAGCTGGTTTGGCTGGGAATTCAGTATATATGGTTTTTGGGGTGTGGTATTAGCTCAGGTTATTGGTTATTTCCCCATTGGTTATATGCTGGTAGAGGGCACGTTGCGCACGATGAATCCAAGTCTGGAGCATGCCTCAAGAGATCTCGGCTCTAATCAGTGGGGAACACTGCGTAAAGTGACAATTCCTCTTGCTAAGTCCGGGATTATCAAGGCTGCTTTGTTAGTCTTTGTCATGGCACTGGCTGACTTCTCTAATCCGCTGATTATCGGAGGAGGATTGCCATTTTTGGCGTCAGAGACATACTTGGCCGTGGTCGGTCAACATAATATGGAACTTGCTGCCGTAATGGGAGTTTTCCTGATTATCCCCAGTTTGATCATCTTTATATTCCAGACCTACTATTTAAAGGATACAAATCTGGAAACTATCAGTGGTGAATCCGGCGGTTCCAATGCTCCCTTATCAAAGTCAGTGAAAGCTGTGATGGTTGGGATCAGCACATTATTTATCGTTTTTGTTCTCGGTATGTTCGTGATGGTTGTGCTCGGTGCTTTTGTCAAAATCATCGGTATTGATAATACGTTTACTCTCGAGCATTTCAAAGAACAAACCGAATGGGGATCGTTATATACGAGTATTGTTGTTTCCTTTATATCTGCTATATTTGCTGCAGTGATTGGCATGTTACAAGGGTATTTGTTTGCAAGAAAGCCGATTCCCGGTAAACAAGTCATGGAGTTCTTGACGCTATTCGGACTGGCTGTTCCAGGAACAGTGATGGGAATTGGCTATGTGTTGATTTTTAACGGTTCTCCGTTCTTTTTAACAGGAACGGTGACATTGCTTGTGTTAAACATGACCTTTAGGAAAATTGGTGTTGGTATGGAAAACAGTATCAGTAAAATGCACCAGATTGATTCTTCCATGGAAGAGGCCTCCAATGATCTGGGAGCTGGCCCCTACCGCACATTTCTTCGGGTTGTTGCACCGATTTTGAGTCCGTCTTTTGTTGCTGGATTTGTGTATACATTTATGACAGCTATGGTTTCCATCAGTTCTGTAGTGTTTCTTATTGCTCCAGGTACAAATCTAGCTGCTGTTTATATTCTTAATCTGGCTCAACAGGCAAAAATTGGGATGGCTTCTGCGATGTCCTTTGTTTTGATTGTCATCGTTCTTGCTTGTATGGGGCTTTTGAAATTCATAGAAAAACGGACAGGTGTAAAGATTTAG
- a CDS encoding ABC transporter substrate-binding protein gives MKKYLSILLITVLAILATACGSEDSSANGNGESDEPLKVYTHNNSDTMDALVENIEKNTDVKLEVLRLSSGEGWSRIKSEAPEFGADMQIGMLQGFGIKAAGEDYLMPYEAKNWDNVPDKYKDSDGKWYGTSFWYTSVGLNTDIFEDKGLDKPESWKDLLDPQYKGEIVMPDPGTSGTAFLFVSTILQTFGEEKGWNYLKELDKNVAQYTKSGTAPAQMVAQGEYAIGITWDKAVTDFKQEGYPVEQFLPSEGVGYSLDVNWIFKNTDQPEKAKKVMDYLGSEKFMKKTAEFRSVVTKPGISSGKNSDELQEHFVDYDAKWAAENRDKVMKQWREEFSE, from the coding sequence GTGAAAAAGTACTTATCAATTTTACTTATAACAGTGCTCGCTATTTTAGCAACAGCATGTGGAAGCGAAGATAGCAGTGCTAATGGCAATGGTGAAAGTGATGAGCCATTGAAGGTCTATACACATAATAACAGCGACACTATGGATGCACTCGTAGAAAATATTGAGAAAAACACAGACGTGAAGCTTGAAGTACTTCGTCTTTCCAGTGGGGAAGGGTGGAGCCGCATTAAATCAGAAGCACCAGAGTTCGGGGCTGATATGCAAATAGGTATGCTGCAGGGATTTGGTATTAAAGCTGCCGGAGAGGACTACCTCATGCCATATGAAGCAAAAAATTGGGATAATGTACCTGACAAATATAAAGACTCTGACGGTAAATGGTACGGGACTTCATTCTGGTATACCTCGGTTGGATTAAATACAGATATTTTTGAGGATAAGGGATTGGACAAGCCAGAATCATGGAAGGATTTACTAGATCCCCAGTATAAAGGCGAAATTGTGATGCCAGATCCCGGTACTTCAGGAACGGCCTTTTTGTTTGTCTCAACAATCTTGCAAACATTTGGCGAGGAAAAAGGATGGAATTACCTGAAGGAGTTAGATAAGAACGTTGCCCAGTATACAAAATCCGGTACTGCACCAGCACAGATGGTGGCTCAAGGAGAATATGCCATTGGGATCACATGGGACAAAGCGGTTACGGACTTTAAACAAGAAGGATATCCAGTTGAACAATTCCTTCCATCCGAAGGCGTTGGTTACAGCCTAGATGTGAACTGGATCTTTAAAAACACCGATCAACCCGAGAAGGCCAAAAAAGTGATGGACTACTTGGGTTCTGAGAAGTTCATGAAGAAAACAGCTGAGTTTCGTTCGGTTGTCACCAAGCCAGGAATTTCTAGCGGTAAAAATAGTGATGAGCTGCAGGAGCATTTTGTAGATTACGATGCCAAGTGGGCGGCCGAAAACCGAGATAAAGTCATGAAACAATGGCGCGAGGAATTCTCTGAATAA
- a CDS encoding ABC transporter ATP-binding protein codes for MPQQEAFLNLKHLYKYFGDVTAVDNISVQIDKGELISFIGPSGCGKTTLLRTIGGFHKQDSGEIILDNHRVDHLPPEKRSTGMVFQNYALFPHMSVYQNVEYGLKIKKVDKSQRKERIHQALSQVQLEDYGDRKPSELSGGQQQRVAIARCLVLQPKVLLLDEPLSNLDANLRMIMREEIRRLKEELNLTVIFVTHDQEEALSISDRVVVLNDGVIQQIGPPDEIYNHPRNPFVANFVGHSNILEGTTQTEDQTTFFKTPYFQFEVNREDETQNKKNCKIMIRPERIIINESSKLQGQISKVVYNGNFIRYFVDLNGTELLVDQFNTDQKNRYHRGDRIGLELPINSHYL; via the coding sequence GTGCCACAACAAGAAGCTTTTTTAAATTTGAAGCATCTGTATAAATATTTTGGAGATGTGACAGCAGTTGACAATATTTCCGTTCAAATTGACAAAGGGGAACTGATTTCCTTTATCGGGCCGAGCGGTTGTGGTAAAACAACATTGTTACGCACGATTGGCGGTTTCCATAAACAGGACTCCGGGGAAATCATTCTGGACAACCATAGAGTTGATCATTTACCTCCAGAAAAGCGTTCGACGGGAATGGTATTTCAAAATTATGCCCTGTTCCCTCATATGTCAGTCTATCAAAATGTAGAATATGGACTAAAGATAAAAAAGGTGGATAAATCCCAACGCAAGGAGCGCATTCATCAAGCATTGTCGCAAGTACAGCTGGAAGATTACGGTGACCGCAAACCGAGTGAATTGAGCGGTGGACAGCAGCAACGTGTTGCGATTGCACGCTGTCTTGTCTTGCAGCCTAAAGTATTGTTACTGGATGAACCCCTGTCTAACCTTGATGCAAACCTTCGTATGATTATGCGCGAGGAAATTCGCAGATTAAAAGAAGAATTGAATTTAACAGTTATTTTTGTAACGCATGATCAGGAAGAGGCACTTAGTATCTCGGACCGGGTTGTTGTCCTGAATGATGGAGTGATTCAACAAATAGGGCCGCCAGATGAAATTTATAATCATCCTCGGAACCCATTTGTGGCTAATTTCGTTGGACATTCCAATATCTTGGAAGGAACAACTCAAACAGAAGACCAGACGACCTTTTTCAAAACCCCTTACTTTCAGTTTGAGGTGAATAGGGAGGACGAAACTCAAAATAAGAAAAACTGTAAAATAATGATTCGCCCTGAGCGAATTATCATTAATGAAAGCAGTAAACTTCAAGGTCAAATCTCTAAAGTCGTTTATAACGGAAACTTTATACGTTATTTTGTTGATTTGAATGGAACGGAACTTTTGGTCGACCAGTTCAATACTGATCAAAAGAATCGCTATCATAGGGGAGACCGCATAGGCCTAGAACTTCCTATAAATTCACATTATCTCTAA
- a CDS encoding FIMAH domain-containing protein → MSNIFQKNFMKLLIAAMLVFSLGMTALPWNAQAEDNLGDSNTTLEEPNLVFPVISDTQLGRAEGDTERFDEAMNQLNQLAPKQDAFIFIGDLTSHGYESEYDTWSSIFNKQVQPQAEQLIGIGNHEYNYNGLTPEESQQRFFDKTGMESLYYHKNIKGYDFIMMGEERGYFYSKEQVQWLEDQLKQSIQRDPNKPIFVFLHHGIKNTTYGTEDWYIENDNQKLLRETLKKYPQIVLMAGHTHYPVSDPRSIYQEDYTAVNSGSISYIWTEKGYLQGEVPETEVSNGLLVKVYDNEVVIKRRNFTGERWVQDPWVIETPVKSKEDFKYTDDRDQESPYFDKHSNLVVNQTTTNSLNISFPQAFDNLLTHSYQVTATNQKTGKIANQYKAFSEYYKGEVPSSLEFPVSNLQPATAYQINVQAIDAFGNVSNKLITTSTTLAKTIPEMQKVVKQFEADGEFVNHGVAQSLKAQLNTVYKFMQKNATEKAIKHMTKVKSLLEHRKENNQISVKAYNYLMMNANDLINTWN, encoded by the coding sequence ATGTCAAATATTTTTCAGAAGAATTTTATGAAATTGCTTATTGCAGCAATGCTAGTTTTCTCACTCGGGATGACTGCATTGCCTTGGAACGCACAGGCAGAAGATAATTTGGGAGATTCGAATACCACTTTGGAAGAACCAAATTTGGTCTTTCCTGTAATCAGTGATACACAACTTGGTCGAGCTGAAGGTGATACAGAGCGATTTGACGAAGCTATGAATCAACTGAATCAACTAGCACCAAAACAAGATGCTTTCATTTTTATTGGGGACTTAACCAGTCATGGCTATGAATCGGAATATGACACATGGTCGTCCATCTTTAATAAACAGGTTCAGCCTCAAGCGGAACAACTTATTGGTATTGGAAATCATGAGTATAATTATAATGGCCTCACACCTGAAGAATCTCAACAACGTTTTTTTGATAAAACAGGCATGGAATCTCTTTACTATCACAAGAATATCAAAGGCTATGACTTTATAATGATGGGTGAAGAACGTGGTTACTTCTATTCAAAAGAGCAGGTTCAGTGGTTAGAAGATCAGTTAAAGCAATCAATACAGAGGGATCCGAATAAACCAATTTTCGTTTTCTTGCACCATGGTATTAAAAATACAACATACGGCACGGAAGATTGGTATATCGAAAATGATAACCAGAAATTGCTTCGAGAAACGCTTAAAAAATATCCGCAAATAGTTTTAATGGCCGGCCATACACATTATCCTGTTAGTGATCCAAGATCTATCTATCAAGAAGACTATACAGCTGTCAATTCTGGTTCTATATCTTATATATGGACGGAAAAGGGATATCTTCAAGGCGAAGTTCCCGAGACAGAGGTTAGTAACGGCCTTCTTGTAAAAGTCTATGATAACGAGGTTGTCATCAAGCGCCGTAACTTTACCGGCGAACGATGGGTACAGGATCCTTGGGTTATTGAAACGCCGGTAAAAAGTAAAGAAGACTTTAAATACACAGACGATCGTGACCAGGAAAGCCCTTATTTCGATAAGCATTCAAATCTTGTCGTAAATCAAACAACGACAAACAGTTTAAACATATCTTTCCCACAGGCATTTGATAATTTATTGACACATTCTTATCAAGTGACTGCCACAAATCAAAAGACTGGGAAAATCGCAAATCAGTACAAAGCCTTTTCAGAATATTATAAAGGAGAGGTGCCAAGCTCATTAGAATTTCCTGTAAGCAATCTTCAACCAGCTACAGCATATCAAATTAATGTACAGGCTATTGATGCATTCGGAAATGTAAGTAATAAGCTAATTACAACTTCGACAACTTTAGCAAAAACCATTCCAGAAATGCAGAAGGTAGTTAAACAGTTTGAGGCTGACGGGGAGTTTGTAAACCATGGCGTTGCTCAATCACTGAAGGCTCAATTAAATACAGTATACAAATTTATGCAAAAAAATGCTACGGAAAAAGCTATTAAACACATGACTAAAGTTAAGTCTTTATTGGAACATAGGAAAGAGAACAATCAAATATCCGTTAAAGCGTACAACTATCTCATGATGAATGCTAACGATTTAATCAACACATGGAATTAG
- a CDS encoding SMI1/KNR4 family protein, with protein MNNELLEMINKHIEKGDFTGRFTNENIDRTEQELGVDFPEGYKEFIKRFGAGGICGVDVLGIEGMDYASVVESTKQYRGLGLPKNYLVIEDVDEFVYCLNTMDDSVVRWDDISKQELKRYLTFDEYLKDSFQEAIDNMD; from the coding sequence ATGAATAATGAACTTTTGGAAATGATAAATAAACATATCGAAAAAGGAGACTTTACAGGGCGCTTTACTAATGAAAATATAGATAGGACTGAGCAAGAATTGGGAGTTGATTTTCCTGAAGGGTATAAAGAATTCATAAAAAGGTTTGGGGCTGGTGGCATTTGCGGCGTTGATGTTCTAGGAATAGAAGGAATGGACTATGCTTCTGTGGTTGAGAGTACAAAGCAGTATAGAGGTTTAGGATTGCCAAAAAATTATTTAGTTATAGAGGATGTAGACGAATTTGTTTATTGCCTAAACACAATGGACGACTCTGTAGTACGGTGGGATGATATAAGCAAACAAGAATTAAAAAGATATTTAACTTTTGATGAATATTTGAAAGACTCCTTTCAAGAGGCTATTGATAATATGGATTAA
- the cudC gene encoding choline uptake/conversion transcriptional regulator CudC, which translates to MEANRNNFNYEKDKEKLDQAEGLMVNTISETMDLYGVTASVGRLYGMMYFKHQPMTLDEMKEALGMSKPSMSTSVKKLQDINIVQRVWQKGSRKDSFVAEKNFFNYFSHFYGMKWEREVEMFLISIKKAQEQLNEVIEDSETDETLRERAELDYQQLNDALIYYRWLEKLTKLTKSGEIYKYIPLEEDVDERN; encoded by the coding sequence ATGGAAGCGAATCGGAATAATTTTAATTATGAAAAGGATAAAGAAAAACTCGACCAGGCTGAGGGTTTGATGGTTAATACGATTTCAGAAACGATGGATCTGTATGGTGTTACCGCTTCAGTGGGACGTCTGTACGGAATGATGTATTTTAAACATCAGCCAATGACCTTGGATGAAATGAAAGAAGCACTCGGTATGAGTAAACCAAGCATGAGTACATCTGTTAAAAAGCTTCAAGATATCAATATCGTTCAAAGGGTATGGCAGAAGGGATCGAGAAAAGATTCATTTGTAGCTGAAAAGAATTTCTTCAATTATTTTTCTCATTTTTATGGTATGAAATGGGAACGTGAAGTGGAAATGTTTTTGATTAGTATCAAGAAAGCCCAAGAACAACTTAATGAGGTAATAGAAGATAGTGAAACAGATGAAACATTGCGAGAAAGAGCTGAATTGGATTATCAGCAACTCAATGATGCCCTGATATATTATCGCTGGTTGGAAAAGCTTACCAAACTTACTAAATCTGGTGAAATATATAAGTATATACCCCTAGAAGAAGATGTAGATGAAAGGAATTAA